Proteins encoded by one window of Nocardia goodfellowii:
- a CDS encoding TetR/AcrR family transcriptional regulator gives MVYRRTPAMQARLDAQAALIVQAATRVLSRDGFAGLSMAAVANEAGVATGTVYKHYEGKTELVTAVFRRVVAREVEAVRAAAAVGGATERVAAAVDTFAGRALKNPKLAYVLLVEPVDAVVDIERLRFRRAFAEAFESAVADGVSRGELPPQDARTSAAALVGAIGEVLVGPLAHAPHSETVVPELVSFALRALGANR, from the coding sequence GTGGTGTACCGCAGAACCCCCGCCATGCAGGCCAGACTCGACGCGCAGGCCGCACTCATCGTGCAGGCCGCGACCCGGGTGCTGTCCCGGGACGGGTTCGCCGGTCTGTCGATGGCGGCGGTCGCGAACGAAGCCGGGGTCGCGACGGGCACCGTCTACAAGCACTACGAGGGCAAGACCGAACTGGTGACCGCGGTCTTCCGCCGAGTGGTCGCCCGGGAAGTCGAGGCGGTGCGGGCGGCCGCGGCCGTCGGCGGCGCGACCGAACGCGTAGCCGCGGCGGTGGATACCTTCGCCGGTCGAGCCCTGAAGAACCCGAAGCTCGCCTACGTGCTGCTCGTCGAGCCGGTCGACGCCGTGGTCGACATCGAGCGGCTGCGTTTCCGCCGGGCCTTCGCTGAAGCGTTCGAATCGGCTGTGGCCGACGGAGTTTCGCGTGGCGAGTTGCCCCCGCAAGACGCCCGGACCAGCGCCGCCGCCCTGGTGGGCGCGATCGGCGAGGTGCTGGTGGGCCCGCTGGCGCACGCCCCGCACAGCGAAACCGTTGTCCCGGAACTCGTCTCATTCGCCCTGCGCGCCCTCGGCGCCAACCGGTAG
- a CDS encoding crotonase/enoyl-CoA hydratase family protein — MSVRVEHNGPVTTVILHRPEARNAVDGPTAAALAEAFRAFDADPGAAVAVLWGEGGTFCAGADLKALGTERSNHATTEGDGPMGPTRMKLSKPVIAAVSGYAVAGGLELALWCDLRVAEQDSTFGVFCRRWGVPLIDGGTVRLPRIIGHGRAMDMVLTGRAVSAPEALQMGLVSRVTSTGDARRAAEELAAELARLPQTCLRSDRMSMLEQDGLDEEAALRNEFQHGLTALMDGALDGAARFAAGEGRHGASQP; from the coding sequence ATGAGCGTGCGAGTCGAACACAACGGGCCGGTGACCACGGTGATCCTGCACCGGCCCGAGGCACGGAACGCGGTGGACGGGCCCACCGCCGCGGCGCTGGCCGAAGCCTTCCGCGCCTTCGACGCCGACCCCGGCGCGGCCGTCGCCGTGCTGTGGGGCGAGGGCGGCACCTTCTGCGCGGGCGCGGACCTGAAGGCCTTGGGCACCGAACGCTCCAACCACGCGACCACCGAGGGCGACGGGCCGATGGGGCCCACCCGGATGAAGTTGTCCAAGCCGGTGATCGCCGCCGTCTCCGGGTACGCGGTCGCGGGCGGGCTGGAACTGGCGCTGTGGTGCGACCTCCGAGTCGCCGAGCAGGACAGCACCTTCGGCGTCTTCTGCCGCCGCTGGGGCGTGCCGTTGATCGACGGCGGCACGGTTCGGCTCCCCCGCATCATCGGCCACGGGCGCGCCATGGACATGGTGCTCACCGGCCGAGCCGTCAGCGCGCCGGAAGCCCTGCAAATGGGCTTGGTCAGCCGGGTGACCTCGACCGGGGACGCCCGCCGCGCCGCCGAAGAACTCGCCGCCGAACTCGCCCGGCTGCCCCAGACCTGCCTGCGCTCGGACCGCATGTCCATGCTGGAGCAGGACGGACTCGACGAGGAAGCCGCGCTGCGCAACGAATTCCAGCACGGTCTGACGGCCCTCATGGACGGCGCGCTGGACGGGGCCGCGCGGTTCGCGGCGGGCGAGGGACGCCACGGGGCGTCCCAACCCTGA
- a CDS encoding Fpg/Nei family DNA glycosylase, giving the protein MPELPEVEALAQFLREHAVGAVVGRVDVAALSAVKTFDPPVTALSGRDVTGAARWGKFLGMDCDGLWLITHLSHGGWLRWLDEPSQTPPKPGGKSPLALRVHFFDPEGATPAFDLTEAGTKKRLAVYIVEDPKLVPGIARLGPDALEVTEEQFTEILRGASQRIKTAIVDQTLLAGIGNAYSDEILHTAKISPFASTKTMPAQKMSELYGAMREVLTDAVQRSVGQDAARLKGEKRSGMRVHARTGSPCPVCGDTVREVSYAERSFQYCPTCQTGGKILADRRMSRLLK; this is encoded by the coding sequence GTGCCTGAACTGCCGGAAGTAGAGGCGTTGGCGCAGTTCCTGCGGGAGCATGCAGTCGGCGCGGTGGTGGGGCGTGTCGATGTGGCGGCCTTGAGCGCGGTGAAAACCTTCGACCCGCCCGTGACAGCGCTGTCCGGGCGAGACGTCACCGGCGCGGCGCGCTGGGGGAAGTTCCTGGGGATGGATTGCGATGGTCTGTGGTTGATCACGCACCTGTCCCACGGCGGCTGGTTGCGCTGGCTCGATGAGCCCAGTCAGACACCGCCGAAGCCGGGCGGCAAGAGCCCGCTCGCGCTGCGGGTGCATTTCTTCGATCCGGAAGGCGCGACACCGGCCTTCGACCTCACCGAGGCGGGAACCAAGAAACGGCTGGCGGTCTACATCGTCGAAGATCCGAAACTGGTCCCCGGGATCGCGCGGCTCGGCCCCGACGCGCTCGAGGTCACCGAAGAGCAGTTCACCGAGATCCTGCGTGGCGCTTCACAGCGCATCAAGACGGCCATCGTCGACCAGACACTGCTCGCCGGGATCGGCAACGCCTACTCCGACGAGATACTGCACACCGCCAAGATCTCGCCGTTCGCCAGCACCAAAACCATGCCGGCCCAGAAGATGTCGGAACTCTACGGCGCCATGCGGGAAGTCCTCACCGACGCGGTGCAGCGCTCCGTCGGGCAAGATGCCGCGCGTTTGAAGGGCGAGAAGCGTTCCGGGATGCGCGTGCACGCCCGCACCGGCTCGCCGTGCCCGGTCTGTGGCGACACCGTCCGCGAGGTCTCCTACGCGGAGCGGTCCTTCCAGTACTGCCCCACCTGCCAGACCGGCGGCAAGATTCTCGCCGACCGCCGCATGTCCCGCCTGCTCAAGTGA
- a CDS encoding thymidylate synthase, with protein MATDTQYEDLLRLVLESGTAKADRTGTGTRSVFGHQLRYDLSQGFPLVTTKKVHVKSIVYELLWFLRGDSNVGWLREHGVTIWDEWADANGELGPVYGVQWRSWPTPDGGHIDQISQVLETLRGNPDSRRIIVSAWNVAELDQMALAPCHAFFQFYVADGKLSCQLYQRSADLFLGVPFNIASYALLTHMVAQQTGLELGDFIWTGGDCHIYDNHLEQVTEQLTRPPYPFPALRLNRAPSLFEYRFEDVEVVDYHHHPAIKAPVAV; from the coding sequence GTGGCGACCGATACGCAGTACGAGGATCTGCTCCGGCTGGTGCTGGAGTCCGGCACGGCGAAGGCGGACCGCACCGGGACCGGCACCCGCAGTGTGTTCGGGCACCAGTTGCGTTATGACCTATCGCAAGGGTTTCCGCTGGTCACCACGAAGAAAGTGCATGTGAAATCGATCGTGTACGAGTTGCTGTGGTTCCTGCGCGGTGACTCCAACGTGGGTTGGCTGCGCGAGCACGGCGTCACCATCTGGGACGAGTGGGCGGACGCGAACGGCGAACTCGGCCCGGTGTACGGCGTGCAGTGGCGTTCCTGGCCGACACCGGACGGCGGGCACATCGACCAGATCAGTCAGGTCCTCGAGACGCTGCGCGGCAATCCGGATTCGCGCCGCATCATCGTCTCGGCGTGGAACGTGGCCGAGCTGGACCAGATGGCGCTGGCACCGTGCCACGCGTTCTTCCAGTTCTATGTGGCCGACGGGAAGCTGTCCTGCCAGCTGTATCAGCGCAGCGCCGACCTGTTCCTCGGCGTGCCGTTCAATATCGCCAGCTACGCGTTGCTCACGCACATGGTGGCCCAGCAGACGGGGCTGGAACTCGGCGACTTCATCTGGACCGGCGGCGACTGCCATATCTACGACAACCACCTCGAGCAGGTCACCGAGCAGCTGACCAGGCCGCCGTACCCGTTCCCGGCGCTGCGCCTGAACCGGGCGCCGTCGCTGTTCGAGTACCGCTTCGAGGATGTGGAAGTCGTTGACTACCACCATCATCCGGCGATCAAGGCGCCGGTGGCGGTGTGA
- a CDS encoding aminotransferase-like domain-containing protein, which translates to MLEELPLVLDRTAADPLSVQVAAGLRAAANSGVLRAADRLPSSRALARQLGVSRTVVAAAYDQLHAEGWLIGKQGSGTYLTTAPAAPPVRTLPVAGPDEDAELLDLFPGAPCVEALDQAAWRRAWRAAGDNSAVVRRDRAGEPDYRDAVVEHLLRHRGLRAGSDTMVLSTAGTSSAVGEFAHAVLRPGDVVAMEDPGYQRAMGAFLAAGITVRPVPCDADGLRVDLIPDGVHAVYCTPAHQFPLGARMPAARRVELVEFARRAGVPIVEDDYDGELRYDTAPLPLLAAMAPDVVIHLGTTSKILSPALGVGWLVAAPGIVQAVLAYRERTGSGPSPAGQHVFTELARHGDLARHLRRLRRTLPPRRELLVSELRRRGLPVLGDDAGSHVVVPLPSAAAEDQAVAEGRARGIALDGLARHHLATQQNPYPRVPQSATQSPPPALGRHTFGITLGYAALSLADLARAVPIAADCLARVAASTHRRTPGVRSPTHGWSSPNRRRRA; encoded by the coding sequence GTGCTGGAAGAATTGCCGCTCGTACTCGACCGCACTGCGGCGGATCCATTGTCGGTGCAGGTCGCCGCAGGTTTACGTGCGGCCGCAAACAGCGGAGTGCTGCGGGCGGCGGACCGACTGCCCTCGTCGCGGGCGCTCGCGCGGCAACTCGGGGTGAGCCGCACCGTGGTCGCCGCGGCGTACGACCAACTGCATGCCGAGGGCTGGTTGATCGGCAAACAGGGGTCGGGCACCTATCTGACCACCGCGCCCGCCGCGCCGCCTGTCCGGACCCTGCCGGTGGCCGGGCCGGACGAGGATGCGGAGCTGCTCGATCTCTTTCCCGGCGCGCCCTGCGTCGAAGCCCTGGATCAAGCCGCGTGGCGGCGGGCCTGGCGGGCCGCCGGGGACAACTCCGCGGTGGTCCGCCGGGATCGAGCGGGCGAACCGGACTACCGGGACGCCGTCGTCGAACACCTGCTGCGGCATCGCGGGCTGCGGGCCGGCAGCGACACCATGGTGCTGTCCACGGCCGGAACCAGCTCGGCGGTCGGCGAATTCGCGCATGCCGTGCTGCGGCCCGGTGATGTCGTCGCGATGGAGGATCCCGGATATCAGCGCGCCATGGGCGCTTTCCTCGCCGCGGGCATCACGGTGCGCCCGGTGCCCTGCGACGCCGACGGTCTGCGGGTCGACCTGATCCCGGACGGCGTGCATGCCGTGTATTGCACACCGGCGCATCAGTTCCCGCTCGGTGCGCGGATGCCCGCCGCACGCCGCGTGGAGCTCGTCGAATTCGCTCGCCGCGCGGGCGTTCCCATCGTCGAAGACGACTACGACGGCGAATTGCGTTACGACACAGCGCCTTTGCCACTGCTCGCCGCGATGGCTCCGGATGTGGTGATCCATCTCGGTACCACCAGCAAAATACTGTCCCCGGCCCTCGGCGTCGGCTGGCTCGTCGCCGCACCCGGCATCGTGCAGGCAGTCCTCGCCTACCGGGAGCGCACCGGCTCCGGCCCCAGCCCCGCCGGACAGCACGTCTTCACCGAGTTGGCCCGGCACGGCGATCTCGCCCGGCATCTGCGCCGCCTGCGCCGCACCCTGCCGCCGCGCCGAGAACTGCTGGTCAGCGAGTTGCGCCGACGCGGGCTCCCGGTTCTGGGTGACGACGCCGGATCACATGTGGTGGTCCCGCTGCCCTCCGCCGCCGCCGAGGACCAGGCCGTCGCCGAAGGTCGTGCACGCGGTATCGCCCTCGACGGTCTCGCCCGGCACCACCTGGCCACCCAGCAGAACCCGTATCCGCGAGTGCCCCAATCCGCCACTCAGTCCCCTCCGCCTGCCCTCGGCCGCCACACATTCGGCATCACCCTCGGCTACGCCGCACTCTCCCTGGCCGACCTCGCCCGCGCGGTCCCGATCGCCGCCGACTGCCTGGCCCGGGTCGCCGCGTCAACACACCGGCGAACACCCGGGGTGAGGTCGCCGACACACGGGTGGTCCAGCCCGAACCGCCGACGGCGGGCATAG
- a CDS encoding acyl-CoA dehydrogenase family protein, with translation MPTHEVFNQVPDITPFDVSRNPALLEGLHREGAGWAEPEVRELGVRAGSVEAQEWGRLANEYPPVLRTHDRYGHRVDEVEFHPHWHDLMNVAVSHGLHGSPWTDERPGAHVARAAKFYTWGAAEAGHMCPISMTYAIVPALRHNPELAARFEPLLASRSYDFGLREPSTKAGLIAGMSMTEKQGGSDVRANTTTATPQPDGSYRLVGHKWFTSAPMSDMFLTLAQAPGGLSCFLLPRVLPDGVRNSIRIQRLKDKLGNKSNASSEIEYENATGWLVGAEGAGVKTIIEMVNMTRLDCVIGSATGMRTGAVLAVHHARHREAFGAKLIDQPAMRNVLADLVIESDAATTVMMRLAGATDRAGADPAEAALRRIALAVTKYWVCKRAPAHAAEALECFGGNGYAEESGMPRLYREAPLMSIWEGSGNVAALDALRAMGRQPESVEAYFTEVSLAKGGNPHLDDGIAQLGKELSDLSDIEYRARRVVELMALVLQGAQLVRHGHSAVADAFCATRLGGDWGIAYGTLPTGVDTGSILERAYVA, from the coding sequence ATGCCGACCCATGAAGTCTTCAACCAAGTGCCCGACATCACCCCCTTCGACGTCTCGCGCAACCCCGCGCTGCTCGAGGGCCTGCACCGGGAGGGTGCGGGCTGGGCCGAGCCGGAGGTGCGTGAACTCGGCGTGCGCGCGGGCTCCGTCGAGGCGCAGGAGTGGGGTCGCCTCGCCAACGAATACCCGCCGGTGCTGCGCACCCACGATCGCTACGGCCACCGCGTCGACGAGGTGGAATTCCATCCGCACTGGCACGACCTGATGAATGTCGCGGTCAGCCATGGCCTGCACGGTTCTCCGTGGACCGACGAGCGGCCGGGTGCGCACGTCGCCCGCGCGGCGAAGTTCTACACCTGGGGCGCGGCCGAGGCCGGACACATGTGCCCGATCTCCATGACCTACGCCATTGTTCCCGCGCTGCGCCACAATCCGGAGCTCGCCGCGCGGTTCGAGCCGCTGTTGGCCTCGCGCAGTTACGATTTCGGCTTGCGTGAACCGTCGACCAAGGCCGGGCTCATCGCGGGCATGTCGATGACCGAGAAGCAGGGTGGCTCGGATGTCCGCGCCAACACCACGACCGCGACTCCGCAGCCCGACGGCAGCTATCGCCTCGTCGGCCACAAGTGGTTCACCTCGGCGCCCATGTCCGATATGTTCCTCACCCTGGCCCAGGCTCCGGGCGGCCTGTCCTGCTTCCTGCTGCCCCGGGTGCTGCCGGACGGCGTCCGCAATTCCATTCGGATCCAACGGCTCAAGGACAAGCTGGGCAACAAGTCCAACGCCTCCTCGGAAATCGAGTACGAGAACGCGACCGGCTGGCTGGTCGGCGCGGAGGGCGCGGGAGTGAAGACCATCATCGAGATGGTGAACATGACCCGCCTGGATTGCGTCATCGGTTCGGCCACCGGCATGCGCACCGGCGCGGTGCTGGCCGTGCACCACGCCCGGCACCGGGAAGCGTTCGGCGCCAAGCTGATCGACCAGCCCGCGATGCGGAATGTGCTGGCCGACCTGGTGATCGAATCCGACGCGGCGACCACGGTGATGATGCGCCTGGCCGGCGCCACCGATCGCGCGGGCGCCGACCCCGCCGAAGCGGCGCTGCGGCGAATCGCGTTGGCGGTGACCAAGTACTGGGTCTGCAAGCGCGCTCCCGCGCACGCCGCCGAGGCGCTGGAATGCTTCGGCGGCAACGGATATGCCGAGGAATCCGGCATGCCGCGCCTCTATCGCGAGGCTCCGCTCATGTCGATCTGGGAGGGTTCCGGCAATGTCGCGGCGCTGGACGCCTTGCGCGCCATGGGCCGGCAGCCGGAATCCGTGGAGGCCTACTTCACCGAGGTCTCCCTGGCCAAGGGCGGCAACCCGCACCTGGACGACGGTATCGCGCAGCTCGGCAAGGAACTGTCCGACCTGTCCGATATCGAGTATCGCGCGCGCCGCGTGGTGGAACTCATGGCGCTGGTTTTGCAAGGCGCGCAACTGGTCCGGCACGGTCACTCCGCCGTCGCCGACGCCTTCTGCGCCACCCGGCTGGGCGGCGACTGGGGCATCGCCTACGGCACCCTGCCCACCGGCGTCGACACCGGTTCCATTCTCGAACGCGCCTATGTCGCCTAG
- the cobF gene encoding precorrin-6A synthase (deacetylating), translating into MRKLYVIGIGAGDPDQVTVQAIKAMRQVEVFFVIGKGAEKQELLDVRTAILSEHMDRPYRIVEIPDPPRERAPADYQGVVEDWHDRRAALLRVGFEEAEGVGGLLVWGDPALYDSTLRMVERVLEQGASFDYEVIPGVTSVQALAARHRMVLHRIGEPVHITTGRRLREEGLGDSAVVMLDGDCSFTEVPGDDVHIWWGAYLGMPDEVLIAGPLREVERRIVDVRTRLRAEKGWIMDVYQLRRG; encoded by the coding sequence ATGCGCAAGCTCTACGTGATCGGCATCGGTGCGGGCGACCCCGACCAGGTAACCGTGCAGGCCATCAAGGCCATGCGCCAGGTCGAGGTGTTCTTCGTCATCGGCAAGGGCGCGGAGAAGCAGGAACTGCTCGACGTGCGCACCGCGATCCTGTCCGAGCATATGGACCGGCCCTACCGAATCGTGGAGATCCCCGATCCGCCGCGGGAGCGCGCGCCCGCCGATTACCAAGGCGTGGTCGAGGATTGGCACGACCGGCGCGCCGCCCTGCTCCGGGTGGGGTTCGAGGAGGCCGAGGGCGTCGGCGGTCTGCTCGTCTGGGGTGATCCCGCGCTCTACGACAGCACGCTGCGGATGGTCGAGCGGGTGCTGGAGCAGGGCGCGTCCTTCGACTACGAGGTGATCCCCGGGGTGACGAGTGTGCAGGCGCTGGCCGCCCGGCACCGCATGGTGCTGCACCGGATCGGCGAACCGGTGCACATCACCACCGGTCGCCGGTTGCGCGAGGAGGGGCTCGGCGATTCCGCGGTGGTCATGTTGGACGGTGACTGCTCGTTCACCGAGGTGCCCGGCGACGATGTGCACATCTGGTGGGGCGCGTACCTGGGCATGCCCGACGAGGTATTGATCGCGGGTCCGCTGCGCGAGGTCGAGCGGCGGATCGTGGACGTCCGGACGCGGTTGCGCGCCGAAAAGGGCTGGATCATGGACGTCTACCAGCTGCGACGCGGCTGA
- a CDS encoding pyridoxamine 5'-phosphate oxidase family protein, which yields MSTTASTRTPLSPTPRSTVTRMKERARTDRADLDAVLDAGLICHLGVLLGGAPVVLPTVYGRDGDTLYLHGSTGAGNMRAALMGDISLAVTHVDGLVYARSAMHFSMNYRSAVVRGRALEVTDPDARLHALRVIVEHAAPGSWDRVRPPSKKEMAATLVLALDLTEASVKIRTGGPGDDPADIATGGVWAGVVPLQQVWGEPIPAPDLEPGIETPATVSNRGPRSSVPV from the coding sequence ATGAGCACGACAGCCAGCACCCGGACGCCCCTCTCGCCGACCCCGCGCAGCACCGTCACCCGGATGAAGGAGCGCGCACGCACCGACCGGGCCGACTTGGACGCCGTCCTCGATGCGGGCCTGATCTGCCATCTCGGCGTGCTGCTCGGCGGCGCTCCCGTCGTCTTGCCGACCGTCTACGGCCGCGACGGCGACACCCTCTACCTGCACGGGTCCACCGGCGCGGGCAACATGCGCGCCGCGCTCATGGGCGATATCTCGCTGGCCGTCACCCACGTCGACGGCCTGGTCTACGCCCGTTCGGCCATGCACTTCTCGATGAACTACCGCTCCGCCGTCGTCCGCGGCCGCGCCCTCGAAGTCACCGACCCCGATGCCCGCCTGCACGCCCTCCGGGTCATCGTGGAGCACGCAGCTCCGGGCTCCTGGGATCGCGTCCGTCCGCCCTCCAAGAAAGAGATGGCCGCCACCCTGGTGCTCGCCCTCGACCTCACCGAAGCCTCGGTCAAGATCCGCACCGGCGGCCCCGGCGACGACCCGGCCGACATCGCCACCGGTGGTGTCTGGGCGGGTGTGGTACCGCTGCAACAGGTTTGGGGCGAGCCCATCCCCGCCCCGGATCTGGAGCCGGGCATCGAAACCCCGGCCACGGTGTCGAACCGGGGCCCGCGTAGCTCGGTGCCCGTCTGA
- a CDS encoding DUF2630 family protein, which translates to MTEQDILARIKQLVDAEHELRAKAEAHEVDPVTERQRLAELEVLLDQCWDLLRQRRARIDAGASPDDAQINPPRQVEGYLQ; encoded by the coding sequence ATGACCGAACAGGACATCCTGGCTCGTATCAAGCAACTGGTCGACGCGGAGCACGAACTGCGCGCCAAAGCGGAGGCCCACGAGGTCGACCCGGTGACCGAGCGGCAGCGCTTGGCCGAGCTGGAGGTATTGCTCGACCAGTGCTGGGATCTGCTGCGGCAGCGCCGCGCGCGGATCGACGCCGGCGCCTCCCCCGACGACGCGCAGATCAACCCGCCCCGCCAGGTCGAGGGATACCTGCAGTAA
- a CDS encoding dihydrofolate reductase codes for MNPRKISLIWAQARDGVIGFENTIPWRLPEDMANFKAMTWGHPVIMGRRTWDSLPAKYRPLAGRRNIVVTRQTGWSADGADRAGSVEEALALADGDVWVMGGGEIYRATMELATDLLVTEVDTRVDGDAYAPAIGPEWQAAPEPWRESSSGLRFRIVRYTR; via the coding sequence GTGAACCCGCGCAAGATCAGCCTGATCTGGGCCCAGGCCCGCGACGGCGTCATCGGGTTCGAGAACACCATCCCCTGGCGACTACCCGAGGACATGGCCAACTTCAAGGCCATGACCTGGGGTCATCCGGTCATCATGGGCCGGCGCACCTGGGATTCGCTGCCCGCGAAATACCGCCCGCTGGCGGGCCGGCGCAATATCGTGGTGACCCGGCAGACCGGCTGGTCCGCCGATGGCGCGGACCGCGCCGGATCCGTCGAGGAGGCGCTGGCGCTGGCCGACGGCGACGTCTGGGTGATGGGCGGCGGCGAAATCTACCGTGCGACTATGGAACTCGCCACCGACCTGCTGGTCACCGAGGTGGACACCAGAGTCGACGGCGACGCCTACGCCCCGGCGATCGGCCCCGAATGGCAAGCGGCGCCGGAGCCTTGGCGAGAATCGTCGTCCG
- a CDS encoding carboxylesterase/lipase family protein, producing the protein MVATTDIQTADGIVRGRRGRRVLRWRAVPYAAPPVGEWRFRAPRPVQPWTGVRDATEFGFAAMQHRSGARIGPRQYQPTSEDSLTLNVTAPVAESATPRPVMVFIHGGGYLMGTSALGLYSGARLALRGDVIVVSINYRLGAFGYVDFSEFSTPERPFESNLGLRDQVAALEWVRRNIAAFGGDPDNVTVFGESAGAHAVLALFATPAAGGLFHRGIAQSPPADWAMTADDARLFARRCLSALGADPADPTDAVRALTESSANDIRKAVARVLSQVLREHPGLFAASPVVDGDFLPQSPIDAFTDGTAHQLPLIIGTCRDEGTLFARFADGLPTNPQRLHTVFTRAGEDVESRVTAAYPGYPQNSVAVRMGGDYVFWRPSVTVMETHSRHAPTYAYRYDFAPRALQLAKVGATHATDLVPVFGATDGPIGRAFTAAGGRHGLQVVTRQFQDNWLEFARTGAPLPSWPAYTEERRTTLIIDDPTRLEHDPDRAKRLAWQGIRASTLT; encoded by the coding sequence ATGGTGGCAACGACCGATATCCAGACCGCTGATGGGATCGTGCGGGGTCGGCGGGGCCGTCGCGTACTGCGCTGGCGGGCAGTGCCGTATGCGGCGCCGCCGGTGGGCGAGTGGCGGTTTCGAGCACCGCGGCCGGTGCAGCCCTGGACCGGGGTGCGGGATGCGACGGAGTTCGGCTTCGCCGCCATGCAGCATCGGTCGGGTGCGCGGATCGGCCCGCGCCAATATCAGCCGACCAGCGAGGACTCGCTGACGCTGAATGTCACCGCGCCGGTGGCGGAGTCGGCGACACCGCGCCCGGTCATGGTGTTCATCCACGGCGGCGGATACCTGATGGGCACCTCGGCGCTGGGCCTGTATTCCGGTGCGCGGTTGGCACTGCGCGGTGATGTCATCGTGGTGTCGATCAACTATCGGCTGGGAGCGTTCGGCTACGTCGACTTCAGCGAATTCTCCACTCCAGAACGGCCTTTCGAATCGAATCTGGGCCTGCGTGATCAGGTCGCCGCATTGGAGTGGGTGCGGCGCAATATCGCGGCCTTCGGCGGCGATCCGGACAACGTCACCGTCTTCGGTGAATCCGCGGGTGCGCACGCCGTTCTCGCGCTGTTCGCCACTCCGGCCGCCGGAGGCCTGTTCCACCGCGGTATCGCGCAGAGCCCGCCCGCGGATTGGGCGATGACCGCCGACGACGCCCGCCTCTTCGCCCGGCGCTGCCTGAGCGCGTTGGGCGCCGACCCCGCCGACCCCACCGACGCCGTCCGGGCGCTGACCGAGTCCTCCGCCAACGACATTCGTAAAGCCGTCGCCCGCGTTCTCAGTCAGGTATTGCGGGAACATCCCGGATTGTTCGCCGCGTCCCCGGTCGTGGACGGCGACTTCCTGCCGCAGTCACCGATCGACGCGTTCACCGACGGCACCGCGCACCAGCTGCCGCTCATCATCGGCACCTGCCGTGACGAGGGCACCCTGTTCGCCCGCTTCGCCGACGGGCTGCCGACCAATCCGCAACGCCTGCACACCGTGTTCACGCGCGCGGGCGAGGATGTCGAATCCCGTGTCACGGCAGCGTATCCCGGCTATCCGCAGAACAGCGTCGCGGTGCGGATGGGTGGCGACTACGTTTTCTGGCGGCCGTCGGTCACCGTCATGGAGACGCACAGCAGACATGCGCCCACCTACGCCTACCGCTACGATTTCGCGCCGCGCGCGCTCCAGCTGGCGAAGGTCGGTGCCACCCACGCCACCGATCTGGTGCCGGTGTTCGGCGCCACGGACGGCCCGATCGGACGAGCGTTCACCGCGGCGGGCGGACGGCACGGACTCCAGGTGGTGACCCGCCAATTCCAGGACAACTGGCTCGAATTCGCCCGCACCGGAGCCCCGCTGCCGTCCTGGCCGGCCTATACCGAAGAACGCCGCACCACGCTGATCATCGATGACCCCACCCGCCTGGAACATGATCCGGACCGGGCCAAACGCCTCGCCTGGCAGGGAATCCGCGCGTCGACGCTCACTTGA